TGAGGCCGAACTGCTGCTGGAGCACCTCCAGGCAGGTCCGGTGCACGACCTGGTGGTCCAGGTCGTCGTCGGGAAGTCCGGCGGCGGTGAGCCGCTCCTGGACGGCGGCGACGACCTCGGGGTCGCCCTCGGGGCTGCCGTGCCCCCAACTGCCGTCCAGGTGCAGGTTGAACACGCACATCCGGTTCCCGTCGTGGCGATAGGCGAAGCTCGGGGGCACCGGCTTGCCGTTCTCCTCCTCGTACTCCAGCTGGAAGACGTGCAGTCCGCCCCGGTCGACCGGCCGGCCGCCGCTGCCGAACTCGCCTTGCCAGCCGCCGTACTTGATGACGTACGACCACTCGTCGAGCTCGCCGTGCCGCAGGGCGATGCCGTCCAGGACGTCTCCGTAGAGGCCCTCCATCAGGTCCTGCACCTGACGGCCGGTCAGTTCTCCGATGGGCCGGGGTTCGTACGGCCGGTGAGTGGTCTCGGCGATCCGCCGCGCCAGCGACTCCGACTCCAGGTCGGGCGCGATCACCACGCTGTAGCCGCCCCAGGCGATGGACTGCGGTGCGGCGAGCCAGGCTATTCCGTCGGTCATGGCGACCACCCTGCCGTATGGCGCCGAGGGGTGTCGGTGAGTACACCCCCGAAGACGGGTTCTGCCCCCAATGTGCCCGCGCCGCCGTCTCCGTAGCTTCTTCAGCGAGGCACATGGGGTGCCGCACGAAGGGGGACGACGATGTCGCGCACCGGTTCACGACGCAGGCACGACCCGGGACCCGCCGCCGAGGCACTGCGGCTGGTCAAGGTCCGCAAGACGTACGGCACGGGCGACAGTGCCGTGACCGCCCTGGACGGGATCACCCTGAGCCTCGGCCGGGGCACTTTCACCGCGGTGATGGGGCCCTCGGGGTCGGGCAAGTCCACGCTGCTCCAGTGCGCGGCCGGTCTGGACCGGCCGGACAGCGGGATCGTACGGGTGGACGGCACGGAGTTGACGGGCGGCGGCGAGGCGGAGCTGACACGCTTCCGGCGTGGCCGGGTGGGCTTCGTGTTCCAGCAGTACAACCTGCTGGAGACGTTGACGGTCGCGCAGAACACCGTGCTGCCGCTGAAGCTCGCGGGCCGCAGGATCGACCGGCGCAGGGCCGAGGACGTCCTCGCCTCCGTCGGGCTCGGGGACCGTCTCGGGCACCGCCCCGACCAGCTCTCCGGAGGTCAGCGGCAGCGGGTCGCGATCGCCCGCGCGCTGGTCACCGACCCCCGCGTGATCTTCGCGGACGAGCCGACGGGAGCCCTGGACACCCGCAGCGCGCGGGAGGTGCTGCGGCTGCTCCGAGAGGCGGTGCGGGTGCACGGCAGGACCGTGGTGATGGTGACCCACGACCCGGTCGCCGCCTCCTACGCCGACGCGGTGCTGTTCCTGGCGGACGGCCGGCTCGCGGGCCGGATGGAGGCGCCGACGCCGGACGCGGTCGCCGAGCGGCTCGCGCATCTCGGCGACGAGCCGCGCCTCATGCATATGGGCAACGACATGTCGGCGGGGGTGTGAGCGATGTTCACGCTGGCGATGCGGTCGGTACGGCAGCGGCCCGGACGGTTTCTCGCGACCCTGCTGGCCGCGTTCCTGGGCGCGGGGATCATCATGACGTTCAACTCGCTGTACGACACGGCGAGCCGGCCGGGCGTCGACCCGGTGAGCTCGCAGACGCTGACGACGTCGGCGAGCGTGGTCGGCGGTTACGGCACCCTCCTGGTGTTCTTCGCCGTGGCCTCGACGATGACGGTCAACGTCCGTCAACGGGCGGGTGAGTTGGAGCTGCTGCGCTGCTCGGGTGCGACGCCGGGGCAGATCAGGCGGATGGTCGTGGGCGAGGCCGTGGCGGTCGCCCTGCTCGGCGCCGTGGCGGCGATCGGCCCGGCGATGCTGGGCGCGCGGGCACTGCTGACCGCCTTCCAGGACAGCGGACAGGTCGCGGAGAGCGTCGAGCCCTCCTTCGGTCCCGTAGCCCTGTTCTCCGGCGTCGACCTCACCCTGGTCGCCGCGGCGGGCGCGGCCTTCCTCGCCGTACGCCGGGCCACACGGGGAGCGCGGCGGCGGGGCCGGACGCGGACGGTCCTCGCGTACGCCGCCCTCGGTCTCGGGGCCCTGTCGGCGCTCTCCACCTTCGCGTTCTCGGCGACGGACGAGGCGCTCATGGCGACGCCGGCGTACGGGGCGATCCTGCTGTCCGTGGGGTTCGCGCTGCTCGCCCCCCGGCTGCTGAAGGGGGTGCTGGACCGGCTGCCGCTGACCGGTGCGAGCGGCTGGCTGGCCGTGCGGAACCTGCGCCGCCGGGCGGACCACCTCTCCGGGATCCTGATGTCGCTGATCCTGTTCACGGCCGTGTCCGTCGCCACGCTGTACATGCAGGGCGTGGAGAGCGACGCCGTGGCGGCCTCGGGAGCGGTCAAGAGCGTCGACGCGAAGAACCTGGAGACGCTGAACCTCACGGTCGTCGGGATCATCGTGGTCTTCGTCTGCGTGATGCTGGTCAACTCGCTGTACGCGGCGACGGCTTATCGCCGCCGGGAGTTCGGGCAGCAGCGCCTCGCCGGAGCGACACCGGGGCAGGTCCTGGGCACGGTGGGCGCGGAGGCGCTGATCCTCACGGCCGTAGGACTGTTCTTCGGCACGGTGGCGGCGCTGGCCGGGATCGTCCCGTTCACCGTGGTCCGCGCCGACTCGGTGCTGCCCCACCAGGGGCCCGGCATCTGGGTGGCGGTCGGGGCGGTCGCGGCGACGGCGACGCTCGGGACGAGCCTGGCCACGGCCCGGAGGATGCTGCGCACTCCGGCGGTGGCGGCGGTGGGGTCGGCCGCGTAGGGGGCTCGGCGGAGTGCGGTGCCGGGTGGGGCCCCGCCCCGGGTGGACCCCACCCCGGGCGGGCCGCGGTCATCGGACCACGTGACAGAACCGGTGAACAAGCGCTTAGATAGTTGGCGGAAACGAGTTCGCGCCGCTGGAGGCCCCGTGCTGTTCACATCCGTCGACGACGTCTCCGCACGCCTCGCCGAGACCGGCTACCTCGCCTCGCCCGCCGTCGCCACCACCGTCTTCCTCGCCGACCGGCTCGGCAAGCCGCTCCTGGTCGAGGGACCCGCCGGGGTCGGCAAGACGGAGCTGGCCAAGGCGGTGGCGGAGGTCGCAGGGGCCCTGCTGGTCCGGCTCCAGTGCTATGAAGGTGTGGACGAGTCCCGGGCCCTGTACGAGTGGAACCACGCCAAGCAGCTGCTGCGGATCAGCGCCGGCCGGGACGAGACCTGGGACGAGACGCGCACGGACATCTTCAGCGAGGAGTTCCTGCTCTCCCGCCCCCTGCTGACCGCGATCCGCGGCGACGAGCCCAAGGTCCTGCTGATCGACGAGACCGACAAGGCGGACGTGGAGGTCGAGGGGCTGCTCCTGGAGGTGCTGAGCGACTTCCAGGTCACCGTCCCCGAACTGGGCACGATCACCGCGTCCCGCCGTCCCTTCGTCGTCCTCACCTCCAACGCGAGCCGTGAGCTGTCGGAGGCCCTGCGCCGCCGCTGCCTGTTCCTGCACATCGGGTTCCCGGAGGAGGAGCTGGAGCGGCGGATCGTACGGCTGAAGGTGCCGGGCCTCGACGAGACGCTGGCGAAGTCCGTGGTGCGGGTCGTGGGGGCGCTGCGGGCCATGGACCTGCGCAAGGTGCCCTCGGTCGCGGAGACCATCGACTGGGCGCGCACCCTCCTCGCGCTCGGCGCGGACCACCTCGACGAGACGGTCGTACGGGACAGTCTGGGAGTGCTCCTCAAGCACCAGGACGACATCCTCAAGGCGGGGGCCAAGCTCGACCTGGACGCGGTGTGAGCACCGCCGAGCGGCTCACCTCCCTGATCGGAGCCCTGCGCGCGCACGGCGTGCGGATCGGGACCGGCGAGACGGTGGACGCGGCCCAGGCGGTCGAGGCACTCGGGTTCACCGACCGCGAGCGGCTGCGGGAGGGCCTGGCGGCGACCCTGCTGCACAGCACGTCCCAACGGCCGGTGTTCGACCCGGTCTTCGACCTGTACTTCCCGCGGGGCGTCGGCGCCCCCGACACCGGCCCCGCGGACCGGGAGGAGCTGCGCGAACGCCTCGCGCGGGCCCTCGCCGCGAACGACGAGCCCCTGATGACCCGCCTCGCGGCCGAGGCCGTCGACGGGTTCGGCGGATACGGCAACTCCCCCTCGTCGGACGGCTGGTCGTCGTACCAGACGCTGGACCGACTGCGCCCGCAGACCCTCCTCGCCCGCGTCCGCGACGACGTGCGGGGCCGGCAGGGCATGTCCGGGTTCACCGACCGGCTCCTCGAGGACGAGATCCGGCGGCGCATCGAGGCGTTCCGCGCCCTGGTGGCCGCGGAGGCCCGGCGGCGGGTGGCGGAGCGGCGGGACCGGGACGAGATCGCCCGGCGCGCGGTCGCCCCGACGACCGACCGGGTCGACTTCCTGTTCGCCGGGAAGGACCGGCTGGCCGAACTGCGGCGCACGGTCCAGCCGTTGGCCCGCAAGCTCGCCACCCGGCTGGCGGCCCGCCGCCGCCGTGCGGCGCGCGGCACCATCGATCTACGGCGAACCCTGCGCGGTTCGCTGTCAACGGGCGGAGTGCCGATGAAGCCGGTGCTGCGCAGACGTCGGCCGACCCGGCCCGAACTGGTGCTGCTGTGCGATGTGTCGGGCTCGGTGTCGGGGTTCTCGGACTTCACGATGCTGCTGGTGCAGGCGCTGCACGACCAGTTCAGCAAGGTGCGGGTGTTCGCCTTCGTCAACCGGCTCGACGAGGTCACCGGGCTCCTCCGGCACGGCACGGCCGACCCGGAGGGGCTCGGCGCCCGCATCCGGGCCGAGGCCACGCTCACGGGCTGGCACGGCAGCAGCGACTACGGCGTCGCGCTGGGCGAGTTCGCCTCGCGGTACGGGGCCGCGCTGAGCCCGCGCACGACAGTGTTCGTGCTCGGTGACGCCCGCACCAACATGAGCGACCCGAACCTGTCCGCCGTCCGGGAAATCACCGAACGGGCGCGCCGCGTCTACTGGTTGAACCCGGAGGCACGACCGCAGTGGGGCACGGGCGACTCGGCCGCGTACGAGTACGCCGAGTTGGTGGAGATGCACGAGTGCCGCAACGTCCGCCAGCTCAGTGCGTTGGTGGGGCGGCTGCTGCCGATCTGAGGGCGCGAGCACGACCGGGCGCGAGAACGACCGGTTTGGCTACGTCCTGCCGAGTAACCCGTGCGGTTTCCGATGGCAAGGCGGGGCCTGTTCCCTACGCTCCGCAGTGACGGAGGGGGTCGCATGAAGGCAGTCGTCCAGGACCGCTACGGCTCGGTGGACACGCTGGAGTTGAGGGAGGTCGAGCGGCCGGTGCCGGGGGCCGGCGAGGTGCTGGTGCGGGTGCACGCGGCGTCGGTCAACGCCTACGACTGGCACTGGCTGCACGGCGATCCCAAGATCGCCCGGCTGGCGTTCGGGCCGCGCGCGCCGAAGGTGCGGATCCGGGGACGGGACTTCGCGGGCCGCGTGGAGGCGGTCGGACCCGAGGTCAAGGGCCTGCACCCCGGCGACGAGGTGTACGGCGAGGCGGACGGCACGTTCGCGGAGTTCGTGTGCGCCAAGGACACCGAGACGGATCTCAAGCCCGCCGGCCTCACCTTCGAGCAGGCGGCCGCGATGCCGCTGGCCGCGAACACCGCGCTCATCGGGCTGCGGGACGTGGCCGGCGTGCGGGCCGGACAGTCCGTGCTGGTGAACGGTGCCTCCGGCGGTGTGGGCACCTTCGCCGTGCAGCTCGCGAAGGCATTCGGCGCCCGGGTCACCGGTGTGTGCGGGGCGCGCAACGTCGAGCTCGTCGGATCACTCGGTGCCGACGACGTGGTCGACTACACGCGCGAGGACTTCACCCGCGCCGGACACCGCTACGACGTCGTGCTGGATCTGATCGGCAACCGTTCGCTGGCCGACCTGCGGCGCGCGACGACGCCCTCGGGAACCGTCGTCCTCTCCGGCGGGGGCGTGTTCGAGGGCGGCAGCCTCCTCGGCCCGGTGTGGCTCATGGCGCGCGCACGGCTGCTCTCCCCCTTCGTACGTCAACGCGTGCTCCCGCTGCCGGCGAAGGCGTGCAAGGAGAACCTGGCGGTGCTGCGGGAACTCGTCGACGCCGGGAAGATCGCCCCGGCCGTCGAGCGGATGTATCCGCTGAGCGAGGCGGCCGAGGCCATCCGGCATCTGGAGGTGGAGCACGCGCGCGCGAAGATCGTGGTCACGGTGGGGGGAGCGGGCGGGCCGTGACGAGCCGCGCGGCGGTTCGGGCACGGTGGGGTTGGCACGGTGCGGGGCTGGCACGGTGGGGGCTGGCACGGTGGGGGCTGGCACGGTGCGGGGCTGGCACCGTGCGGGACGGGTTCTCTCACTTCTCTTTCGCGTAGTCCCTCGCCATGCCGCCCGCGAAGTCGTAGACCACGCACTGTTCGTCTCCGACGACCCAGGCGTCATGTCCGGGTGACACCACGAAGACGTCCCCTGGGCCCAGTTCCTGCTCGCCGCCGCCCTCGTCCATCAGGATGTGCATGCGGCCCTGGACCACGTAGCCGTTGTGATGGACCTCGCAGCTCTTCGTCCCCGCGATCGGAGCGACGGACTCCGACCAGCGCCAGCCGGGCTCGAAGGTGCCGACGGCGAAGTCCAGCCCGCTCATGTGGACCGCCTCCAGGTGGCCACGCGGAAAATCGCGGCGCTCGTCCGGCTTGTCGAGCGTCTTCACCTCGAACATGACGGCTCTCCCTTCCGGCCGTGTCGGTACGGCCGGGGCCGGTCTCCGTCTCCCACCCGTCCCGGGCGGCACCGGCGGGGGCCGGTCCCACGTCTCCATGGTCCGCCTGTGCGGCTTGGGCCGCCATTCGGCTGCGCCGGGCTTGGCCGGGTGGGGGGTAGCTGGGTCGGGTTCGTGGTTGGGTGCGGGTTCGGTGGGGGCGGGCGTTTTTGCGCAGTTCCCCGCGCCCCTGGAGGCCTGCGGCGGCCCCTTGCTGTCCGGTGGGGGCGTGCGTAGCGCGTGTGGTTGCGTCGTGGGTCGGTGCCGGGGTGGGGGGTATCCGTCCTCGGTCCGGCGGCTCGGCCACTTGAGCAGCACTCGGTTCCGGACGCCGGCCGCTGCGGGCGGACACCCCCCACCCCGTCCCCTTCACGCCGTACGCGGCGAACGGCCGGTGGGGGCGGACGCGGGCGGCCAACGGCCCGTGGGGGCGCAGGCCAACTGCAACCCCCTAGGGGCGCGGGGAACTGCGCGACAAGCCACAACGCACCCGCACCCGCCCCACAACCGAACCCGGCACCCCCCTAGGCGCCCGGCCCCAGCCCAGCGCAGCGGGGGCGCGACCAGCCACAACGCACCCGCACCCGCCCCACAACCGCACCCAGCACCCCCCTAGGCGCCCGGCACCCCCGCCCTCAGTCCCCACCCGCACAAAGCCGCCCGAACCGCTCCGCATCCACATTGCCGCCCGAGACGATCACCCCGACCCGGCCAGCAAGGCCACCCACCCGGCCGCTGAGCAGCGCGGCCAGCGGACTCGCTCCGCTCGGCTCGATGACGATCTTCAGGCGCTCGAAGGCGAATCGCATGGCGTGTCGGATCTCGTCGTCGGTGACCAGCGCGATCTCGTCGACGAGCCGTCGGTTCACCGAGAAGGTCAGCTCGCCCGGGGTGTCGAGGGCCTGTCCGTCGGCGATGGTCTTCGGCACCGGGATGCTGACGCGTCGCCCGGCCTCCAGGGAGCGTTTGGTGTCGTCGCCGGCCTCCGGCTCGACCCCGATCATGCGGACGCCCGGATAACGGCCCTTGGCGGCGGTCGCGCTTCCCGCCATCAGTCCGCCGCCCCCGACCGGCGCGAGCAGGGCACCCAACTCACCGGTTTCTTCGAGGAGTTCGAGTGCGGCCGTGCCCTGTCCTGCCATCACGTGGGGGTGTTCGTAGGGCGGGACGAGCGCCAGGCCCCGTTCGGCCGCCAGGGCCCGGGTGATGGCCTCGCGGTCGCCGGTGTAGCGGTCGTACGTCACGATCTCGGCGCCGTAGCCCTCGGTGGCCGCCCGCTTGGAACGCGGGGCGTCCTCCGGCATCACGATCACCGCCGTGGTGCCGAGTTCACGCGCCGCCAGGGCTACCGCCTGGGCATGGTTCCCGGAGGAGTAGGCGGCGATGCCCCGGGCGAGCTGGTCCGCGGTGAGCCGGGAGGCCGCGTTGTAGGCGCCGCGGAACTTGAAGGCGCCGACCCGTTGGAAGTTCTCGCACTTGAGGAATACCTCGGCGCCGACCAGGGCGTCGAGCGTGCGCGAGCGCAGCACCGGCGTGCGGTGCGCCACGCCCTTGAGTCGGGCGGCCGCGTCCAGGACGTCGTCCAGGGTGACCGGTGGGGTGGTGGTCGTCACGTATGCCCTCCATTGTTCGCCTGCTCCCGGGCATCTGCCAGGGACCCGGACTGTTCCCGCATCCCTTCCGAGGGCCGGGACCGGGACTCTTTTCGGGACTGGGACAGGTAGCTGTACGCGGAGGCCCTCGAGATGCCCAGTCGTCCCGCCACCTGCTCGATCGCCCGGCGCACCGCGAACACCCCCCGCTCGTCCAGGCTCCGGAACAGGTCCAGGCGCCCTGCGCGGTCGAGCAGCGCCCACGACTGGTGTCGGTGCGCGTCGAGCATGACGTCCACGACGGAGTCGATGTCGTCGCCGAAGGTGGTCACCGGAGGTTCGGCGGGGGCCGCGCCGATCCCGGCCAGCGCTCCCAGCAAGGCGTGGACCTCGCTCGCCGCGCCGACGTCGACATTGACGCACAACGCGCCGAAGACCGCGCCCGAGGAGTCCCGCAGCAGCATCGTCGACGACTTGACCAGCTTGCCGGTGTCGGTCCGGGTGACGTAGTTCAGCTCGTCGGCCGCCTCGTCACCCCGGGCGACCATGCGCATGCCGATCTGACTCATCGCCCCGCCCACCGTGCGCCCGGTCACCGCGCCGGACAGGGCCACCACGGACCGCTCCGGTCTCCGGTAGTCATGCAGCACGACCTCGCACACCGGCCCGAAGGTCGCCGCGATCCCGTCCACGACCGGTGTGAGCGCGGCAAGGATCGCGTCCCGTTCCGCCTCCATCTCGCGCCTTCTCCCTTCCGTCACATAGGTAGACTAGCAATCCAATCACTGGACCACCAGTCCAATTTTTCCTGGACCCTCGCCCGTTCGGGGATCTTGACGCCCCTTGAGTTACCGGTAACATCAACTCTCATGTCCTTGACGACGGCGCCCCCGCGCACTCCGGTCTTCAGTCCGGCCGCCGTGGTCGCCTCCTGCGTCGGCTTCGTCCTCATCGGGGCGCTCCAGGCCCTGTACGGACCGGCGATTCCGGCGTTCCGCGAGGAGTTCGGGCTGTCCCCGTCCGGGGCCGGACTCGCGCTCAGCGCCCATTTCGTCGGCGGGGTCGCCGGTGTCCTGCTGTTCGACCGGCTCTACGGCCGGATCGGCAACCGCCGGATCCTGGGCGCCTCCTATCTGCTGATGGCCGTCGGCGCGGCGGGCTTCGCGTCGGCGCCGAACTGGCCGTCCGCGCTGGCCGCCGCCCTGCTCGCGGGACTCGGCTTCGGCGGGATCGACTACGGCCTCAACCAGTTGTTCGCGGTCGGCTTCGGCCGGCGCTCCACCGCGATGCTGAACGTCCTCAACGCGCACTTCGGCATCGGCGCCGTCCTCGGCCCGGCGCTGATCGGCACCGTCGGCTCCGCGCACTACCCGGCGGTCTTCCTGGGCTTCGCGCTCGTCACCCTGCCGCTGCTGCTGTGCCTGAAGGGCGTACGGGACGAGGTGCCGCAGCCGTCCGACACGGCCACCGCGTCACCCGGCGTGCTCGGCCGCAGTCTGGCCTCGGTGCTCTCGGTGTTCGTGACGCTCTACGTCCTGCACGTGGGCGTCGAGGCGGGCGTCGGAGGCTGGGAGCCCACCCATCTGGAGACCGTGGGCTACGGCGCCGGGGTGGCCGCCACCGCCACCTCCGTCTACTGGCTGATGATGACCGTGGGCCGCTTCCTGGTCGCCCCGATCGCGCTCAGGTTCTCGGCGCAGACCATCATCACCGTGTCCTGCGCCGGCATGACGGTCTGTCTGCTGCTGGCGTCCGTAAGGGAGTTGGCGCCCTACGCGTACGCCGGTGTCGGACTGTTCATCGCTCCGGTCTTCCCCACCGGCCTGCCCTGGCTGCACCGGGCCGCCCCGGGCGCCCGCCGGGCCGGTGCCCTGGTCATCGCCGCCTCGATGATCGGTGGTGTGGCCGCGGGCCCGGCCCTGGGCAAGGCCATCGAGTGGTCCGGGATCCGGGCCGTGCCGCTTCTGCTGAGCGGCGTCTCGGCGCTCTGTCTCGCCGCCACCCTCTGGCTCGTCCGCAGCACCCGAACCCACTGAAGCCCCTTCGAAGGGATGCCCCGCATGCCCGCTCTGACGACGTCCTCCGACGGTTTCCTCCTGCACGGTGAGCCGTTCCGGATCCTCTCCGGGGCCATGCACTACTTCCGGATCCACCCCGACCAGTGGGCCGACCGGCTGCGCAAGGCCCGGCTGATGGGTCTCAACACCGTCGAGACGTATCTGCCGTGGAACCACCACCAGCCCGAGCCCGGCACCCTCGTCCTGGACGGCTTCCTCGACCTGCCGCGCTGGCTGCGCCTGGCCCAGGAGGAGGGACTCCAGGTGATCCTGCGTCCCGGGCCGTTCATCTGCGCCGAGTGGGACGACGGCGGGCTGCCGTCCTGGCTGCTCGCGGATCCCGACATCCGGCTGCGCACCAGCGACCCGCGCTTCACCGGGGCGTTCGACGGCTACCTGGACCTGCTGCTCCCCGCGCTGCGCCCCTATCTCGCCGCGCACGGCGGTCCGGTGATCGCCGTCCAGGTGGAGAACGAGTACGGGGCCTACGGCGACGACACCGCGTACCTCAAGCACGTCCAGCAGGCGCTGCGCGAACGGGGCGTCGAGGAGCTGCTGTTCACCTGTGACCAGGCCAACCCCGAGCACCTGGCGGCCGGTACGCTGCCCGGCACGCTCGCCACCACCACCTTCGGCAGCCGGGTCGAGGAGAACCTCGCCGCGCTCCGCGCCCACCAGCCCGAAGGGCCGCTGATGTGCGCGGAGTTCTGGATCGGCTGGTTCGACCACTGGGGCGGCCCCCACCATGTGCGGGACGCGGCCGACGCCGCCGCCGACCTGGACCGGCTGCTCGCGACCGGGGCCTCGGTCAACATCTACATGTTCCACGGAGGCACCAACTTCGGCTTCACCAACGGCGCCAACCACAAGCACGCCTACACCCCCACCATCACCTCCTACGACTACGACGCGGCCCTCACCGAGAGCGGTGACCCCGGCCCCAAGTACCACGCCTTCCGTGAGGTCATCGCCCGCCACGCCCCGGTCCCGGAGGAACCGGCCCCGGCTCCCGCGCCCAAGCTCCCCGTCACCGACGTCGACCTGGACCACCGGGCGCCGCTGCTGCCGTACGTCCGCGGTCTCGCGCCGATACGCACCGAGGCGCCCGCGACGATGAACGAGCTGGGTGTGCGGTCGGGGCACGTGCTGTACCGCACCACGCTGCCCGCCTCCGGGGAGGGCCTGCTGCACTTCGCGGGCGGGGTCGGGGACCGCGCCCTGGTGTTCGTGGACGGCGCCTGCGTCGGTGTACTGGAGCGTGAGCGGCACGACGAGACGCTGGTGGTGCGCGTGCCGCACGCCGGTGCCGTGCTGGAGGTGCTCGTGGAGAACATGGGCGGGGTCAACTACGGGCCGCGCATCGGCGCGCCCAAGGGGCTGCTCGGCCCGGTGTCCTTCCAGGGGACCGCCCTGCGCGGCTGGGAGGCGCGGCCGGTGCCGGTGGACGATCCGGCGGCCGTGCCGTTCGGGGCGTACGAGACCGGCCCGTCCGCCGGGCCCGCCTTCCACCGGGGCACGTTCGAGGTGGCCGCACCCGCCGACACCTTCCTCGCCCTGCCCGGCTGGACCAAGGGCCAGGCCTGGGTCAACGGCTTCCACCTCGGCCGCTACTGGAACCGCGGCCCGCAGCACACGCTGTACGT
Above is a window of Streptomyces griseorubiginosus DNA encoding:
- a CDS encoding MFS transporter, whose product is MSLTTAPPRTPVFSPAAVVASCVGFVLIGALQALYGPAIPAFREEFGLSPSGAGLALSAHFVGGVAGVLLFDRLYGRIGNRRILGASYLLMAVGAAGFASAPNWPSALAAALLAGLGFGGIDYGLNQLFAVGFGRRSTAMLNVLNAHFGIGAVLGPALIGTVGSAHYPAVFLGFALVTLPLLLCLKGVRDEVPQPSDTATASPGVLGRSLASVLSVFVTLYVLHVGVEAGVGGWEPTHLETVGYGAGVAATATSVYWLMMTVGRFLVAPIALRFSAQTIITVSCAGMTVCLLLASVRELAPYAYAGVGLFIAPVFPTGLPWLHRAAPGARRAGALVIAASMIGGVAAGPALGKAIEWSGIRAVPLLLSGVSALCLAATLWLVRSTRTH
- a CDS encoding pyridoxal-phosphate dependent enzyme, which gives rise to MTTTTPPVTLDDVLDAAARLKGVAHRTPVLRSRTLDALVGAEVFLKCENFQRVGAFKFRGAYNAASRLTADQLARGIAAYSSGNHAQAVALAARELGTTAVIVMPEDAPRSKRAATEGYGAEIVTYDRYTGDREAITRALAAERGLALVPPYEHPHVMAGQGTAALELLEETGELGALLAPVGGGGLMAGSATAAKGRYPGVRMIGVEPEAGDDTKRSLEAGRRVSIPVPKTIADGQALDTPGELTFSVNRRLVDEIALVTDDEIRHAMRFAFERLKIVIEPSGASPLAALLSGRVGGLAGRVGVIVSGGNVDAERFGRLCAGGD
- a CDS encoding vWA domain-containing protein, with the translated sequence MSTAERLTSLIGALRAHGVRIGTGETVDAAQAVEALGFTDRERLREGLAATLLHSTSQRPVFDPVFDLYFPRGVGAPDTGPADREELRERLARALAANDEPLMTRLAAEAVDGFGGYGNSPSSDGWSSYQTLDRLRPQTLLARVRDDVRGRQGMSGFTDRLLEDEIRRRIEAFRALVAAEARRRVAERRDRDEIARRAVAPTTDRVDFLFAGKDRLAELRRTVQPLARKLATRLAARRRRAARGTIDLRRTLRGSLSTGGVPMKPVLRRRRPTRPELVLLCDVSGSVSGFSDFTMLLVQALHDQFSKVRVFAFVNRLDEVTGLLRHGTADPEGLGARIRAEATLTGWHGSSDYGVALGEFASRYGAALSPRTTVFVLGDARTNMSDPNLSAVREITERARRVYWLNPEARPQWGTGDSAAYEYAELVEMHECRNVRQLSALVGRLLPI
- a CDS encoding helix-turn-helix transcriptional regulator, with the translated sequence MEAERDAILAALTPVVDGIAATFGPVCEVVLHDYRRPERSVVALSGAVTGRTVGGAMSQIGMRMVARGDEAADELNYVTRTDTGKLVKSSTMLLRDSSGAVFGALCVNVDVGAASEVHALLGALAGIGAAPAEPPVTTFGDDIDSVVDVMLDAHRHQSWALLDRAGRLDLFRSLDERGVFAVRRAIEQVAGRLGISRASAYSYLSQSRKESRSRPSEGMREQSGSLADAREQANNGGHT
- a CDS encoding MoxR family ATPase, whose protein sequence is MFTSVDDVSARLAETGYLASPAVATTVFLADRLGKPLLVEGPAGVGKTELAKAVAEVAGALLVRLQCYEGVDESRALYEWNHAKQLLRISAGRDETWDETRTDIFSEEFLLSRPLLTAIRGDEPKVLLIDETDKADVEVEGLLLEVLSDFQVTVPELGTITASRRPFVVLTSNASRELSEALRRRCLFLHIGFPEEELERRIVRLKVPGLDETLAKSVVRVVGALRAMDLRKVPSVAETIDWARTLLALGADHLDETVVRDSLGVLLKHQDDILKAGAKLDLDAV
- a CDS encoding ABC transporter ATP-binding protein, whose product is MSRTGSRRRHDPGPAAEALRLVKVRKTYGTGDSAVTALDGITLSLGRGTFTAVMGPSGSGKSTLLQCAAGLDRPDSGIVRVDGTELTGGGEAELTRFRRGRVGFVFQQYNLLETLTVAQNTVLPLKLAGRRIDRRRAEDVLASVGLGDRLGHRPDQLSGGQRQRVAIARALVTDPRVIFADEPTGALDTRSAREVLRLLREAVRVHGRTVVMVTHDPVAASYADAVLFLADGRLAGRMEAPTPDAVAERLAHLGDEPRLMHMGNDMSAGV
- a CDS encoding FtsX-like permease family protein, which encodes MFTLAMRSVRQRPGRFLATLLAAFLGAGIIMTFNSLYDTASRPGVDPVSSQTLTTSASVVGGYGTLLVFFAVASTMTVNVRQRAGELELLRCSGATPGQIRRMVVGEAVAVALLGAVAAIGPAMLGARALLTAFQDSGQVAESVEPSFGPVALFSGVDLTLVAAAGAAFLAVRRATRGARRRGRTRTVLAYAALGLGALSALSTFAFSATDEALMATPAYGAILLSVGFALLAPRLLKGVLDRLPLTGASGWLAVRNLRRRADHLSGILMSLILFTAVSVATLYMQGVESDAVAASGAVKSVDAKNLETLNLTVVGIIVVFVCVMLVNSLYAATAYRRREFGQQRLAGATPGQVLGTVGAEALILTAVGLFFGTVAALAGIVPFTVVRADSVLPHQGPGIWVAVGAVAATATLGTSLATARRMLRTPAVAAVGSAA
- a CDS encoding cupin domain-containing protein: MFEVKTLDKPDERRDFPRGHLEAVHMSGLDFAVGTFEPGWRWSESVAPIAGTKSCEVHHNGYVVQGRMHILMDEGGGEQELGPGDVFVVSPGHDAWVVGDEQCVVYDFAGGMARDYAKEK
- a CDS encoding NAD(P)-dependent alcohol dehydrogenase; this translates as MKAVVQDRYGSVDTLELREVERPVPGAGEVLVRVHAASVNAYDWHWLHGDPKIARLAFGPRAPKVRIRGRDFAGRVEAVGPEVKGLHPGDEVYGEADGTFAEFVCAKDTETDLKPAGLTFEQAAAMPLAANTALIGLRDVAGVRAGQSVLVNGASGGVGTFAVQLAKAFGARVTGVCGARNVELVGSLGADDVVDYTREDFTRAGHRYDVVLDLIGNRSLADLRRATTPSGTVVLSGGGVFEGGSLLGPVWLMARARLLSPFVRQRVLPLPAKACKENLAVLRELVDAGKIAPAVERMYPLSEAAEAIRHLEVEHARAKIVVTVGGAGGP